A region from the Arthrobacter roseus genome encodes:
- a CDS encoding ArsR/SmtB family transcription factor, translating to MAIDDVFAVIAETTRREILASLRSEDKAVGELVGELGVSQPTVSKHLKVLREAGLVTMQAQGQKRFYSLRAEPLQEVVTWLSGFEAEVIQEPEPIAAVGSMEVGVTEQVVIYDGEQRRPQQLQRTVERAAGRAADIFANLPRFRKKRD from the coding sequence ATGGCGATCGATGATGTTTTTGCAGTTATTGCGGAGACTACACGACGCGAAATTCTTGCGTCTCTGCGTTCCGAGGACAAGGCTGTCGGGGAGTTGGTCGGGGAACTGGGCGTCAGTCAACCAACGGTGTCAAAGCACCTGAAAGTACTCCGCGAGGCCGGGCTGGTCACTATGCAGGCCCAGGGCCAGAAGCGTTTTTATTCGCTGCGCGCCGAACCGCTCCAAGAGGTTGTCACCTGGCTGAGTGGTTTTGAGGCCGAGGTTATCCAAGAACCTGAACCCATCGCTGCCGTCGGTTCCATGGAAGTTGGCGTCACGGAGCAAGTGGTCATTTATGACGGCGAACAGCGACGTCCGCAACAACTGCAGCGGACGGTGGAGCGTGCGGCTGGCAGGGCTGCAGACATTTTCGCCAACCTGCCGCGGTTCCGCAAAAAAAGGGATTGA